The Neodiprion virginianus isolate iyNeoVirg1 chromosome 5, iyNeoVirg1.1, whole genome shotgun sequence genome contains a region encoding:
- the LOC124304603 gene encoding serine/threonine-protein kinase tousled-like 2 isoform X5, with protein MGLCREPSWKMSAGSQIQMAPQSTVNSGQSVHSQDSNMSTGSSHSDKEVDPNTPEKVPRTPSERKRKRKYPPSPQQLLSPQVTTPNSSVAEFSSLMQPPRPHPQPPPPPPPASTQPASSMVSKQVQVRPTNLPRTSQVRQAKTNTPNTELTCQRIQEFETQASSDLELRNNKIDELNRTTEELRHQMANQQKVIEQHKSHINKCIDVVKKLLKEKSNIEKKEARQKCMQNRLRLGQFVTQRVGATFQENWTDGYAFQELARRQEEITLEREEIDKQKKLLLKKRPSNSETGRKRSQPQPSLHNGTEATFLKPDAVPGSYTWQEYYEADEILKLRQSALKKEDADLQLEMEKLERERNLHIRELKRIHNEDQSRFNSHPVLNERYLLLMLLGKGGFSEVHKAFDLKEQRYVACKVHQLNKDWKEDKKANYIKHALREYNIHKALDHPRVVKLYDVFEIDANSFCTVLEYCDGHDLDFYLKQHKTIPEREARSIVMQVVSALKYLNEIKPPVIHYDLKPGNILLTEGNVCGEIKITDFGLSKVMDEENYNPDHGMDLTSQGAGTYWYLPPECFVVGKNPPKISSKVDVWSVGVIFYQCLYGKKPFGHNQSQATILEENTILKATEVQFANKPTVSNEAKSFIRSCLAYRKEERIDVLTLARHEYLQPPVPKHNRQANSQQQQQQQQQQIQQQQQQTSFTTGMFSGMNASSSS; from the exons ATGGGGCTCTGTCGTGAACCATCCTGGAAG ATGTCTGCTGGATCACAAATTCAGATGGCACCCCAATCAACTGTAAACTCTGGTCAGTCGGTTCATAGTCAAGACTCAAACATGAGCACCG GCTCGTCGCATAGTGACAAGGAGGTGGACCCCAATACTCCGGAGAAGGTGCCAAGGACTCCGTCGGAAAGGAAGAGAAAACGCAAG TACCCGCCGTCGCCGCAGCAATTGTTGTCGCCTCAAGTAACGACACCGAATTCTTCGGTGGCGGAATTTTCGTCGTTGATGCAGCCACCGCGACCCCATCCACAGCCTCCACCTCCCCCTCCACCAGCCTCTACACAACCTGCAAGCTCGATGGTCAGCAAGCAGGTGCAGGTAAGGCCTACCAACCTCCCTAGGACAAGCCAGGTCAGGCAAGCGAAGACTAACACCCCAAAT ACGGAGCTTACTTGCCAGAGGATACAGGAATTTGAAACACAAGCGTCTTCAGATCTGGAGttacgtaataataaaattgacgaaTTGAACCGA ACTACAGAGGAACTTAGGCATCAAATGGCTAATCAGCAGAAAGTGATTGAGCAGCACAAATCGCATATAAATAAGTGTATAGACGTTGTAAAGAAgttattaaaagaaaaatcaaacatagaaaaaaaagaagctaGACAAAAGTGCATGCAAAATAGACTGAGGCTAGGTCAGTTTGTGACTCAGAGGGTAGGAGCaacttttcaagaaaattggACGGACGGATACGCTTTTCAAGAATTGGCGCGGCGGCAAGAAGAAATAACGTtggaaagagaagaaattgaTAAACAGAAGAAATTGCTTCTGAAAAAAAGGCCATCTAATAGTGAGACGGGACGGAAACGGAGCCAACCTCAACCTTCTCTGCATAATGGTACCGAAGCTACGTTTCTGAAGCCGGACGCTGTGCCAGGATCGTATACGTGGCAGGAATACTACGAGGCTGATGAAATACTCAAG CTGAGGCAAAGTGCACTGAAGAAAGAAGACGCAGATCTGCAACTCGAGATGGAGAAGCTTGAACGAGAACGTAACTTGCATATTAGAGAACTGAAACGTATACACAACGAGGACCAATCGCGCTTCAACTCTCATCCTGTACTCAACGAGCGATACCTTTTACTCATGCTATTAGGCAAAGGCGGCTTTAGCGAAGTCCATAAG GCATTTGATCTGAAGGAACAACGCTACGTAGCGTGCAAGGTACATCAACTTAATAAAGACTggaaagaagacaaaaaagCTAACTATATAAA GCACGCGCTGCGGGAATACAATATACACAAGGCACTAGATCATCCACGTGTTGTTAAATTGTACGACGTGTTTGAGATTGATGCCAACTCGTTCTGTACAGTGTTAGAGTACTGCGATGGTCATGATTTAGACTTCTACCTCAAACAG CATAAAACTATACCGGAGAGGGAAGCGAGATCAATTGTCATGCAGGTTGTTTCTGCACTGAAGTACCTCAACGAAATAAAACCACCTGTCATTCACTACGACTTGAAACCAG gaaatattttattgaccGAAGGAAACGTGTGTGgcgaaattaaaataacagaCTTTGGATTAAGTAAAGTAATGGACGAAGAGAATTATAATCCGGACCATGGTATGGATCTAACCTCTCAAGGGGCTGGTACTTATTG GTATCTGCCTCCCGAGTGTTTCGTAGTTGGCAAAAACCCTCCAAAAATATCGTCGAAGGTTGACGTGTGGAGCGTCGGTGTAATATTCTATCAGTGTCTCTATGGCAAAAAG cCCTTTGGTCACAATCAGTCGCAAGCAACAATCCTTGAAGAAAATACAATACTAAAAGCGACGGAAGTACAGTTTGCCAACAAACCGACCGTGAGCAACGAAGCTAAG AGCTTCATTAGAAGCTGTCTGGCATATAGAAAAGAAGAACGTATAGATGTGCTGACGTTAGCTAGACACGAATATCTACAGCCTCCGGTACCAAAGCATAACCGTCAGGCAAACagccagcagcagcagcaacagcaacaacaacaaattcagcagcaacaacagcaaacGTCGTTTACCACTGGCATGTTTAGTGGTATGAATGCATCTAGCAGTTCGTAG
- the LOC124304603 gene encoding serine/threonine-protein kinase tousled-like 2 isoform X3 — MTDNCWNSGGGAGVKMEHFQAALDPRKQELLEARFLGARGAGPNNNASATKNAAVNSTQSPSSVSPNPGRCGQPTALGIDWTRRDNAPPRPDHRNSSSSTSQVQGQLSQMSAGSQIQMAPQSTVNSGQSVHSQDSNMSTGSSHSDKEVDPNTPEKVPRTPSERKRKRKYPPSPQQLLSPQVTTPNSSVAEFSSLMQPPRPHPQPPPPPPPASTQPASSMVSKQVQTELTCQRIQEFETQASSDLELRNNKIDELNRTTEELRHQMANQQKVIEQHKSHINKCIDVVKKLLKEKSNIEKKEARQKCMQNRLRLGQFVTQRVGATFQENWTDGYAFQELARRQEEITLEREEIDKQKKLLLKKRPSNSETGRKRSQPQPSLHNGTEATFLKPDAVPGSYTWQEYYEADEILKLRQSALKKEDADLQLEMEKLERERNLHIRELKRIHNEDQSRFNSHPVLNERYLLLMLLGKGGFSEVHKAFDLKEQRYVACKVHQLNKDWKEDKKANYIKHALREYNIHKALDHPRVVKLYDVFEIDANSFCTVLEYCDGHDLDFYLKQHKTIPEREARSIVMQVVSALKYLNEIKPPVIHYDLKPGNILLTEGNVCGEIKITDFGLSKVMDEENYNPDHGMDLTSQGAGTYWYLPPECFVVGKNPPKISSKVDVWSVGVIFYQCLYGKKPFGHNQSQATILEENTILKATEVQFANKPTVSNEAKSFIRSCLAYRKEERIDVLTLARHEYLQPPVPKHNRQANSQQQQQQQQQQIQQQQQQTSFTTGMFSGMNASSSS; from the exons GGTGCAGGTCCGAACAACAACGCGTCTGCTACGAAAAATGCTGCTGTTAACAGCACGCAATCCCCATCATCGGTATCGCCGAATCCTGGCAGGTGCGGGCAGCCCACTGCCTTGGGTATAGACTGGACTCGACGCGACAATGCCCCTCCTCGTCCAGATCACAGGAACTCGTCCTCGTCTACGAGTCAAGTCCAGGGTCAGCTATCTCAG ATGTCTGCTGGATCACAAATTCAGATGGCACCCCAATCAACTGTAAACTCTGGTCAGTCGGTTCATAGTCAAGACTCAAACATGAGCACCG GCTCGTCGCATAGTGACAAGGAGGTGGACCCCAATACTCCGGAGAAGGTGCCAAGGACTCCGTCGGAAAGGAAGAGAAAACGCAAG TACCCGCCGTCGCCGCAGCAATTGTTGTCGCCTCAAGTAACGACACCGAATTCTTCGGTGGCGGAATTTTCGTCGTTGATGCAGCCACCGCGACCCCATCCACAGCCTCCACCTCCCCCTCCACCAGCCTCTACACAACCTGCAAGCTCGATGGTCAGCAAGCAGGTGCAG ACGGAGCTTACTTGCCAGAGGATACAGGAATTTGAAACACAAGCGTCTTCAGATCTGGAGttacgtaataataaaattgacgaaTTGAACCGA ACTACAGAGGAACTTAGGCATCAAATGGCTAATCAGCAGAAAGTGATTGAGCAGCACAAATCGCATATAAATAAGTGTATAGACGTTGTAAAGAAgttattaaaagaaaaatcaaacatagaaaaaaaagaagctaGACAAAAGTGCATGCAAAATAGACTGAGGCTAGGTCAGTTTGTGACTCAGAGGGTAGGAGCaacttttcaagaaaattggACGGACGGATACGCTTTTCAAGAATTGGCGCGGCGGCAAGAAGAAATAACGTtggaaagagaagaaattgaTAAACAGAAGAAATTGCTTCTGAAAAAAAGGCCATCTAATAGTGAGACGGGACGGAAACGGAGCCAACCTCAACCTTCTCTGCATAATGGTACCGAAGCTACGTTTCTGAAGCCGGACGCTGTGCCAGGATCGTATACGTGGCAGGAATACTACGAGGCTGATGAAATACTCAAG CTGAGGCAAAGTGCACTGAAGAAAGAAGACGCAGATCTGCAACTCGAGATGGAGAAGCTTGAACGAGAACGTAACTTGCATATTAGAGAACTGAAACGTATACACAACGAGGACCAATCGCGCTTCAACTCTCATCCTGTACTCAACGAGCGATACCTTTTACTCATGCTATTAGGCAAAGGCGGCTTTAGCGAAGTCCATAAG GCATTTGATCTGAAGGAACAACGCTACGTAGCGTGCAAGGTACATCAACTTAATAAAGACTggaaagaagacaaaaaagCTAACTATATAAA GCACGCGCTGCGGGAATACAATATACACAAGGCACTAGATCATCCACGTGTTGTTAAATTGTACGACGTGTTTGAGATTGATGCCAACTCGTTCTGTACAGTGTTAGAGTACTGCGATGGTCATGATTTAGACTTCTACCTCAAACAG CATAAAACTATACCGGAGAGGGAAGCGAGATCAATTGTCATGCAGGTTGTTTCTGCACTGAAGTACCTCAACGAAATAAAACCACCTGTCATTCACTACGACTTGAAACCAG gaaatattttattgaccGAAGGAAACGTGTGTGgcgaaattaaaataacagaCTTTGGATTAAGTAAAGTAATGGACGAAGAGAATTATAATCCGGACCATGGTATGGATCTAACCTCTCAAGGGGCTGGTACTTATTG GTATCTGCCTCCCGAGTGTTTCGTAGTTGGCAAAAACCCTCCAAAAATATCGTCGAAGGTTGACGTGTGGAGCGTCGGTGTAATATTCTATCAGTGTCTCTATGGCAAAAAG cCCTTTGGTCACAATCAGTCGCAAGCAACAATCCTTGAAGAAAATACAATACTAAAAGCGACGGAAGTACAGTTTGCCAACAAACCGACCGTGAGCAACGAAGCTAAG AGCTTCATTAGAAGCTGTCTGGCATATAGAAAAGAAGAACGTATAGATGTGCTGACGTTAGCTAGACACGAATATCTACAGCCTCCGGTACCAAAGCATAACCGTCAGGCAAACagccagcagcagcagcaacagcaacaacaacaaattcagcagcaacaacagcaaacGTCGTTTACCACTGGCATGTTTAGTGGTATGAATGCATCTAGCAGTTCGTAG